DNA sequence from the Osmia lignaria lignaria isolate PbOS001 chromosome 2, iyOsmLign1, whole genome shotgun sequence genome:
CAACTCTCATGTACTTGTTAATgtttgcaataagcatgttcaaaatctattttgtataaaatgaacatacaggtggcatggaataaaattcatttcaaataacaagtattatttttccacataaaaattatcttatttcaaaatttcccaTGAAACAGATTTTgtacatgcttattgcaagtattaacaagtgcATAAGAATTAggccgcggcccgcgggagctcgtccgaatctgcccgacagTATCCGACCTAACCCGAAACGGGTCACGCGTGTATCGGacacccgcccgagcccgcccgattttttccgaacGGACCCGATTAGTCGGAAACTACATGTAAGTACACTGTACATACATGCGTACCTGATAACGTAGATCCACCCCCTTGCGATTAGACATACGTAGTAATTGTCTAGTTTCGGGGAACCAACGGTGGAAGGCCTACTTAATTGTTGTCTAGTTTGGGCAGTACCGTAACACTTCGTATCGTGCTAATATTCATGGTAGGTGGCCATTTTTTCTGCTCATCGTCTTTGCCATTCTGAAACTGTGGTGTCAGTTTGATGATATTCAACTTATTCTTATCCTTGTTCTTCAAATATAAAACACCAGCTGCTCCAGTTGCACAAGCGCCGACGAATATCGTTAACCATTTTAAAAATCTATTCGGTAAACGATGAACGTAAATCAAAGTAactactttcttttttcaaagcaACTACTCACCCAACTATACTTATCACTTTGAGTAAGGTCTTTACTACTTTCACGTACTCGTCGTCAAGCAATATACCTTCTTCTATCCAAAATAAGGGCAACAAACATTCCGggaaatgtttcattaatttcactttttccaTCGGATGAAGGAACAtattaaattgcaatttttgcGCTGCCTGTAACGGAGCGGCTGTCATTGGTTCGAGATCAATAGCAATCTCGTGTTTCTCCTGCAAAAAGAAACTGAACTTATTGTTAGGGTACTGGCCTAGCTACTAGGCTTTATGTATGTAGCTGCCTTTCAAACGGTAGAttgtataaatgaagaaaaGTTTGCCTTGTGCGGATCAAGTCCTTCGACCATTTCCAGATACTTTTTGTTCGAGCCATAAAAGTGTGGTAGAGAAGCAACGATAGGCAAGCCTAGGCATTTGTACAAATCCATCAAATTCTTTGTTAAGCAGGTATCCGGTGTAGGGCAATAACATTTCTCTTCTGGATTTGTACTCATATCTCCTAAACCGGCTGTATAATGGTACGCGTTGATACCTATGAAACAAACAaactattataaaaaaatttgaaaggaaaattaGCTTTTACCTTTAACAGTGGTTCTGTGACTGTACTGAACGCCTAAGTTCCTGCAAAGATCCGCCGCGAACGTCATAAGTTCCTGTCCTTCTTTGATCAACGGTGGAAAAATCGTGGTATCCGTGCCATTGTACCGATTACAATGTTTCTCGCTCCAAATCAACAACTCTGCTTTTCCATCGTACTCGACCACCCGTCCCACGTCCCGATAATTCTT
Encoded proteins:
- the LOC117605901 gene encoding LOW QUALITY PROTEIN: sensory neuron membrane protein 1 (The sequence of the model RefSeq protein was modified relative to this genomic sequence to represent the inferred CDS: substituted 1 base at 1 genomic stop codon), producing the protein MRPKILGIVGGSMLSFGIFVCAVIFPAFLRSQIRKQAALKPGADIRELWATFPLPLDFKIYIFNVTNPTEILAGAKPIVQEVGPFFYDEYKHKVNLEDREEDDTVEYNFKSTXYFNPSLSNGLTGEEEVVVPHLFILGIFKITLIEQPSAVGIVGKAVDSIFKKPGTVFVRAKAEDILFDGLPIDCTVKDFAGTATCKVLKEKGENNGLISDGEGRYRFSLLGSRNGSAAPKRIRVLRGIKNYRDVGRVVEYDGKAELLIWSEKHCNRYNGTDTTIFPPLIKEGQELMTFAADLCRNLGVQYSHRTTVKGINAYHYTAGLGDMSTNPEEKCYCPTPDTCLTKNLMDLYKCLGLPIVASLPHFYGSNKKYLEMVEGLDPHKEKHEIAIDLEPMTAAPLQAAQKLQFNMFLHPMEKVKLMKHFPECLLPLFWIEEGILLDDEYVKVVKTLLKVISIVGFLKWLTIFVGACATGAAGVLYLKNKDKNKLNIIKLTPQFQNGKDDEQKKWPPTMNISTIRSVTVLPKLDNN